In one window of Homo sapiens chromosome 14 genomic patch of type FIX, GRCh38.p14 PATCHES HG1_PATCH DNA:
- the CARMIL3 gene encoding capping protein, Arp2/3 and myosin-I linker protein 3 isoform X15 yields the protein MSWRSVPSTRSVRIRSWWRRSVAWCLIRRGNADTPEGPRDTSPNSETSTSTTHSVCGGFSETYAALCDYNGLHCREEVQWDVDTIYHAEDNREFNLLDFSHLESRDLALMVAALAYNQWFTKLYCKDLRLGSEVLEQVLHTLSKSGSLEELVLDNAGLKTDFVQKLAGVFGENGSCVLHALTLSHNPIEDKGFLSLSQQLLCFPSGLTKLCLAKTAISPRGLQALGQTFGANPAFASSLRYLDLSKNPGLLATDEANALYSFLAQPNALVHLDLSGTDCVIDLLLGALLHGCCSHLTYLNLARNSCSHRKGREAPPAFKQFFSSAYTLSHVNLSATKLPLEALRALLQGLSLNSHLSDLHLDLSSCELRSAGAQALQEQLGAVTCVGSLDLSDNGFDSDLLTLVPALGKNKSLKHLFLGKNFNVKAKTLEEILHKLVQLIQEEDCSLQSLSVADSRLKLRTSILINALGSNTCLAKVDLSGNGMEDIGAKMLSKALQINSSLRTILWDRNNTSALGFLDIARALESNHTLRFMSFPVSDISQAYRSAPERTEDVWQKIQWCLVRNNHSQTCPQEQAFRLQQGLVTSSAEQMLQRLCGRVQEEVRALRLCPLEPVQDELLYARDLIKDAKNSRALFPSLYELGHVLANDGPVRQRLESVASEVSKAVDKELQVILESMVSLTQELCPVAMRVAEGHNKMLSNVAERVTVPRNFIRGALLEQAGQDIQNKLDEVKLSVVTYLTSSIVDEILQELYHSHKSLARHLTQLRTLSDPPGCPGQGQDLSSRGRGRNHDHEETTDDELGTNIDTMAIKKQKRCRKIRPVSAFISGSPQDMESQLGNLGIPPGWFSGLGGSQPTASGSWEGLSELPTHGYKLRHQTQGRPRPPRTTPPGPGRPSQMPAPGTRQENGMATRLDEGLEDFFSRRVLEESSSYPRTLRTVRPGLSEAPLPPLQKKRRRGLFHFRRPRSFKGDRGPGSPTTGLLLPPPPPPPPTQESPPSPDPPSLGNNSSPCWSPEEESSLLPGFGGGRGPSFRRKMGTEGSEPGEGGPAPGTAQQPRVHGVALPGLERAKGWSFDGKREGPGPDQEGSTQAWQKRRSSDDAGPGSWKPPPPPQSTKPSFSAMRRAEATWHIAEESAPNHSCQSPSPASQDGEEEKEGTLFPERTLPARNAKLQDPALAPWPPKPVAVPRGRQPPQEPGVREEAEAGDAAPGVNKPRLRLSSQQDQEEPEVQGPPDPGRRTAPLKPKRTRRAQSCDKLEPDRRRPPDPTAGTSEPGTD from the exons ATGTCCTGGAGATCCGTGCCTTCAACACGCTCAGTCAGAATCAG ATCCTGGTGGAGACGGAGCGTGGCATG GTGTTTGATCCGGCGTGGAAACGCAGACACCCCAGAGGGGCCCCGAGATACATCCCCCAACTCTGAGACTTCCACATCTACCACCCACAGTGTCTGCG GTGGCTTCTCTGAGACCTACGCTGCTCTGTGTGACTACAATGGGCTACACTGCCGTGAGGAGGTTCAATGG GATGTGGACACCATCTACCATGCTGAAGATAACCGGGAGTTCAATCTTTTGGATTTCAGCCACTTGGAGAGCCG AGACTTGGCCCTAATGGTAGCAGCCCTGGCCTACAACCAGTGGTTCACCAAACTCTACTGCAAGGACTTGCGGCTG GGCTCTGAAGTGCTAGAACAGGTGCTACATACCCTAAGCAAGTCGGGGAGCCTCGAAGAGCTGGTGCTGGACAACGCCGGGCTTAAGAC GGACTTTGTCCAGAAGCTGGCCGGGGTGTTTGGGGAGAACGGGAGCTGTGTGCTGCATGCCCTCACTCTGTCCCACAACCCCATCGAGGACAAGG GTTTTCTCAGTCTGAGCCAGCAGCTCCTCTGCTTCCCCTCTGGCCTCACCaaactgtgcctggccaagactgcCATTTCCCCTCGAG GGCTCCAGGCACTCGGCCAGACCTTCGGGGCAAACCCAGCATTTGCCAGCTCCCTTCGATACCTGGACCTGAGCAAGAATCCTGGGCTCCTCGCCACGGATGAGGCCAAT GCCCTCTACAGTTTCCTGGCCCAACCCAACGCCCTGGTGCACCTGGACCTGTCAGGAACTGACTGCGTCATCGACTTG CTTCTCGGTGCCCTGCTCCACGGCTGCTGCTCCCACCTCACCTACCTCAACCTGGCTCGCAACAGCTGCTCCCACag GAAGGGTCGAGAGGCCCCGCCGGCCTTCAAGCAGTTCTTCAGCAGCGCCTACACACTGAGCCACGTCAATCTGTCGGCCACAAAGCTGCCCCTGGAGGCCCTCAG GGCGCTGCTTCAGGGCCTCTCCCTCAACAGTCACCTCAGTGACCTGCACCTGGATCTCAGCAGCTGCGAG CTCCGTTCAGCGGGAGCCCAAGCCTTGCAGGAGCAGCTGGGAGCTGTCACCTGTGTAGGCAGCCTGGATCTGTCAGACAATG GGTTCGACTCGGACCTCCTGACACTGGTGCCTGCACTTGGCAAGAACAAGTCCCTCAAGCACCTGTTTTTGGGCAAGAACTTCAATGTCAAGGCCAA GACCCTGGAGGAGATCCTCCACAAGCTGGTGCAGCTGATCCAGGAAGAGGACTGT TCCCTGCAGTCACTGTCGGTGGCAGACTCCCGGCTGAAGCTTCGCACCAGCATCCTCATCAATGCCCTGGGCAGCAACACCTGCCTGGCCAAGGTGGATCTGAGCGGCAATGGCATGGAGGACATCGGGGCCAAGATGCTGTCTAAGGCCCTGCAGATAAACTCCTCCCTCAG AACTATCCTATGGGATCGGAACAATACATCTGCCCTGGGCTTCCTGGACATCGCAAGGGCCCTGGAGAG CAACCACACGCTGCGCTTCATGTCCTTCCCCGTGAGCGACATCTCCCAAGCCTATCGCAGCGCGCCTGAGCGCACCGAGGACGTCTGGCAGAAG atccaatggtgcttagTGAGGAACAACCACTCCCAGACGTGCCCCCAGGAGCAGGCCTTCAGGTTGCAGCAGGGCCTGGTGACCAGCAGCGCCGAGCAA atGCTGCAGCGGCTGTGTGGACGAGTGCAGGAGGAGGTGCGGGCCCTGAGACTATGCCCCCTGGAGCCTGTGCAGGATGAGCTACTCTACGCTCGGGACCTCATCAAAGATGCCAAGAACTCCCGGGCG CTGTTTCCCAGCCTCTATGAGCTGGGCCACGTGCTGGCCAATGATGGGCCTGTGCGGCAGAGGCTGGAATCAGTAGCAAGTGAGGTGTCCAAAGCTGTGGACAAGGAGCTGCAG GTGATCCTGGAGTCCATGGTCAGCCTGACACAGGAGTTATGCCCTGTGGCCATGCGGGTGGCCGAGGGACACAACAAGATGCTGAGCAATGTGGCGGAGCGTGTCACTGTGCCCCGGAACTTCATCCGAGGGGCACTGCTGGAGCAAGCAGGACAGGACATTCAGAACAAGCTGGA TGAAGTGAAGCTCTCAGTCGTCACCTACCTAACCAGCTCCATAGTGGATGAGATCCTGCAAGAGCTCTACCATTCCCACAAGAGCCTG GCCCGGCACCTGACCCAGCTAAGGACGCTGTCAGATCCACCAGGGTGCCCAGGCCAAGGGCAGGATCTGTCCTCCCGGGGCCGAGGCCGGAACCATGACCATGAGGAGACCACAGATGATGAACTTGGGACCAACATT GACACCATGGCCATCAAAAAGCAGAAACGCTGCCGCAAGATTCGGCCGGTGTCTGCCTTCATCA GCGGGAGCCCTCAGGACATGGAAAGCCAACTGGGGAATCTGGGGATCCCCCCTGGCTGGTTCTCAGGACTTGGGGGCAGCCAGCCCACAGCTAGTGGCTCCTGGGAAGGTCTATCTGAGCTGCCCACTCATGGTTACAAACTAAGGCATCAAACACAAGGGAGGCCCCGCCCCCCCAGGACCACACCTCCAGGACCTGGTCGACCCAGT cagatgccagcacctggGACTCGTCAGGAGAATGGGATGGCCACCCGCCTGGATGAAGGGCTGGAGGACTTCTTCAGCCGAAGGGTCCTGGAGGAAAGTTCTAG CTACCCCCGGACTCTGAGGACCGTGCGGCCAGGACTCTCGGAGGCACCGCTGCCTCCACTCCAGAAGAAGAGGCGCCGGGGCCTGTTTCACTTTCGCCGGCCCCGGAGCTTCAAGGGGGACAGGGGGCCGGGGTCCCCTACCACTGgactcctcctccctccacccccaccccctcccccgacTCAGGAGAGCCCCCCTAGCCCAGACCCCCCAAGCCTCGGCAATAACTCCTCTCCCTGCTGGAGCCCAGAGGAGGAGAGCAGCCTCCTCCCTGGATTTGGTGGGGGCCGGGGACCTTCCTTCCGCCGGAAGATG GGCACTGAGGGGTCAGAGCCAGGGGAGGGGGGCCCAGCCCCTGGGACAGCACAGCAGCCAAGGGTTCACGGTGTTGCCCTTCCCGGGTTGGAAAGAGCCAAGGGTTGGAGCTTCGATGGGAAACGAGAG GGCCCAGGCCCAGACCAGGAGGGCAGCACCCAGGCCTGGCAGAAACGGCGCTCTTCAGACGACGCAG GGCCTGGATCCTGGAAGCCCCCACCACCGCCCCAAAGCACCAAACCAAGCTTCAGCGCCATGCGCAGAGCAGAGGCCACATGGCACATAG CTGAAGAGAGTGCCCCCAACCACAGCTGCCAGagtcccagcccagcctcccaagatggggaagaggagaaggaggggaccCTCTTCCCAGAGAGGACACTTCCAGCTAGGAATGCCAAG CTACAGGACCCCGCTCTAGCTCCATGGCCTCCCAAGCCAGTGGCTGTGCCCAGGGGCCgccagcctccccaggagccaggggtcagggaggaggctgaggctggagatgcAGCTCCAGGAGTCAACAAACCCCGGCTGAGGCTGAGCTCACAGCAAGACCAAGAGGAGCCCGAAGTCCAAG GGCCCCCTGATCCAGGCCGGCGGACTGCCCCCCTGAAGCCCAAGAGGACACGGCGGGCACAGTCCTGTGACAAGCTGGAACCTGATAGAAGACGGCCTCCTGACCCCACAG CAGGAACCAGTGAGCCAGGAACAGACTGA
- the CARMIL3 gene encoding capping protein, Arp2/3 and myosin-I linker protein 3 isoform X16 — MCLIRRGNADTPEGPRDTSPNSETSTSTTHSVCGGFSETYAALCDYNGLHCREEVQWDVDTIYHAEDNREFNLLDFSHLESRDLALMVAALAYNQWFTKLYCKDLRLGSEVLEQVLHTLSKSGSLEELVLDNAGLKTDFVQKLAGVFGENGSCVLHALTLSHNPIEDKGFLSLSQQLLCFPSGLTKLCLAKTAISPRGLQALGQTFGANPAFASSLRYLDLSKNPGLLATDEANALYSFLAQPNALVHLDLSGTDCVIDLLLGALLHGCCSHLTYLNLARNSCSHRKGREAPPAFKQFFSSAYTLSHVNLSATKLPLEALRALLQGLSLNSHLSDLHLDLSSCELRSAGAQALQEQLGAVTCVGSLDLSDNGFDSDLLTLVPALGKNKSLKHLFLGKNFNVKAKTLEEILHKLVQLIQEEDCSLQSLSVADSRLKLRTSILINALGSNTCLAKVDLSGNGMEDIGAKMLSKALQINSSLRTILWDRNNTSALGFLDIARALESNHTLRFMSFPVSDISQAYRSAPERTEDVWQKIQWCLVRNNHSQTCPQEQAFRLQQGLVTSSAEQMLQRLCGRVQEEVRALRLCPLEPVQDELLYARDLIKDAKNSRALFPSLYELGHVLANDGPVRQRLESVASEVSKAVDKELQVILESMVSLTQELCPVAMRVAEGHNKMLSNVAERVTVPRNFIRGALLEQAGQDIQNKLDEVKLSVVTYLTSSIVDEILQELYHSHKSLARHLTQLRTLSDPPGCPGQGQDLSSRGRGRNHDHEETTDDELGTNIDTMAIKKQKRCRKIRPVSAFISGSPQDMESQLGNLGIPPGWFSGLGGSQPTASGSWEGLSELPTHGYKLRHQTQGRPRPPRTTPPGPGRPSQMPAPGTRQENGMATRLDEGLEDFFSRRVLEESSSYPRTLRTVRPGLSEAPLPPLQKKRRRGLFHFRRPRSFKGDRGPGSPTTGLLLPPPPPPPPTQESPPSPDPPSLGNNSSPCWSPEEESSLLPGFGGGRGPSFRRKMGTEGSEPGEGGPAPGTAQQPRVHGVALPGLERAKGWSFDGKREGPGPDQEGSTQAWQKRRSSDDAGPGSWKPPPPPQSTKPSFSAMRRAEATWHIAEESAPNHSCQSPSPASQDGEEEKEGTLFPERTLPARNAKLQDPALAPWPPKPVAVPRGRQPPQEPGVREEAEAGDAAPGVNKPRLRLSSQQDQEEPEVQGPPDPGRRTAPLKPKRTRRAQSCDKLEPDRRRPPDPTAGTSEPGTD; from the exons AT GTGTTTGATCCGGCGTGGAAACGCAGACACCCCAGAGGGGCCCCGAGATACATCCCCCAACTCTGAGACTTCCACATCTACCACCCACAGTGTCTGCG GTGGCTTCTCTGAGACCTACGCTGCTCTGTGTGACTACAATGGGCTACACTGCCGTGAGGAGGTTCAATGG GATGTGGACACCATCTACCATGCTGAAGATAACCGGGAGTTCAATCTTTTGGATTTCAGCCACTTGGAGAGCCG AGACTTGGCCCTAATGGTAGCAGCCCTGGCCTACAACCAGTGGTTCACCAAACTCTACTGCAAGGACTTGCGGCTG GGCTCTGAAGTGCTAGAACAGGTGCTACATACCCTAAGCAAGTCGGGGAGCCTCGAAGAGCTGGTGCTGGACAACGCCGGGCTTAAGAC GGACTTTGTCCAGAAGCTGGCCGGGGTGTTTGGGGAGAACGGGAGCTGTGTGCTGCATGCCCTCACTCTGTCCCACAACCCCATCGAGGACAAGG GTTTTCTCAGTCTGAGCCAGCAGCTCCTCTGCTTCCCCTCTGGCCTCACCaaactgtgcctggccaagactgcCATTTCCCCTCGAG GGCTCCAGGCACTCGGCCAGACCTTCGGGGCAAACCCAGCATTTGCCAGCTCCCTTCGATACCTGGACCTGAGCAAGAATCCTGGGCTCCTCGCCACGGATGAGGCCAAT GCCCTCTACAGTTTCCTGGCCCAACCCAACGCCCTGGTGCACCTGGACCTGTCAGGAACTGACTGCGTCATCGACTTG CTTCTCGGTGCCCTGCTCCACGGCTGCTGCTCCCACCTCACCTACCTCAACCTGGCTCGCAACAGCTGCTCCCACag GAAGGGTCGAGAGGCCCCGCCGGCCTTCAAGCAGTTCTTCAGCAGCGCCTACACACTGAGCCACGTCAATCTGTCGGCCACAAAGCTGCCCCTGGAGGCCCTCAG GGCGCTGCTTCAGGGCCTCTCCCTCAACAGTCACCTCAGTGACCTGCACCTGGATCTCAGCAGCTGCGAG CTCCGTTCAGCGGGAGCCCAAGCCTTGCAGGAGCAGCTGGGAGCTGTCACCTGTGTAGGCAGCCTGGATCTGTCAGACAATG GGTTCGACTCGGACCTCCTGACACTGGTGCCTGCACTTGGCAAGAACAAGTCCCTCAAGCACCTGTTTTTGGGCAAGAACTTCAATGTCAAGGCCAA GACCCTGGAGGAGATCCTCCACAAGCTGGTGCAGCTGATCCAGGAAGAGGACTGT TCCCTGCAGTCACTGTCGGTGGCAGACTCCCGGCTGAAGCTTCGCACCAGCATCCTCATCAATGCCCTGGGCAGCAACACCTGCCTGGCCAAGGTGGATCTGAGCGGCAATGGCATGGAGGACATCGGGGCCAAGATGCTGTCTAAGGCCCTGCAGATAAACTCCTCCCTCAG AACTATCCTATGGGATCGGAACAATACATCTGCCCTGGGCTTCCTGGACATCGCAAGGGCCCTGGAGAG CAACCACACGCTGCGCTTCATGTCCTTCCCCGTGAGCGACATCTCCCAAGCCTATCGCAGCGCGCCTGAGCGCACCGAGGACGTCTGGCAGAAG atccaatggtgcttagTGAGGAACAACCACTCCCAGACGTGCCCCCAGGAGCAGGCCTTCAGGTTGCAGCAGGGCCTGGTGACCAGCAGCGCCGAGCAA atGCTGCAGCGGCTGTGTGGACGAGTGCAGGAGGAGGTGCGGGCCCTGAGACTATGCCCCCTGGAGCCTGTGCAGGATGAGCTACTCTACGCTCGGGACCTCATCAAAGATGCCAAGAACTCCCGGGCG CTGTTTCCCAGCCTCTATGAGCTGGGCCACGTGCTGGCCAATGATGGGCCTGTGCGGCAGAGGCTGGAATCAGTAGCAAGTGAGGTGTCCAAAGCTGTGGACAAGGAGCTGCAG GTGATCCTGGAGTCCATGGTCAGCCTGACACAGGAGTTATGCCCTGTGGCCATGCGGGTGGCCGAGGGACACAACAAGATGCTGAGCAATGTGGCGGAGCGTGTCACTGTGCCCCGGAACTTCATCCGAGGGGCACTGCTGGAGCAAGCAGGACAGGACATTCAGAACAAGCTGGA TGAAGTGAAGCTCTCAGTCGTCACCTACCTAACCAGCTCCATAGTGGATGAGATCCTGCAAGAGCTCTACCATTCCCACAAGAGCCTG GCCCGGCACCTGACCCAGCTAAGGACGCTGTCAGATCCACCAGGGTGCCCAGGCCAAGGGCAGGATCTGTCCTCCCGGGGCCGAGGCCGGAACCATGACCATGAGGAGACCACAGATGATGAACTTGGGACCAACATT GACACCATGGCCATCAAAAAGCAGAAACGCTGCCGCAAGATTCGGCCGGTGTCTGCCTTCATCA GCGGGAGCCCTCAGGACATGGAAAGCCAACTGGGGAATCTGGGGATCCCCCCTGGCTGGTTCTCAGGACTTGGGGGCAGCCAGCCCACAGCTAGTGGCTCCTGGGAAGGTCTATCTGAGCTGCCCACTCATGGTTACAAACTAAGGCATCAAACACAAGGGAGGCCCCGCCCCCCCAGGACCACACCTCCAGGACCTGGTCGACCCAGT cagatgccagcacctggGACTCGTCAGGAGAATGGGATGGCCACCCGCCTGGATGAAGGGCTGGAGGACTTCTTCAGCCGAAGGGTCCTGGAGGAAAGTTCTAG CTACCCCCGGACTCTGAGGACCGTGCGGCCAGGACTCTCGGAGGCACCGCTGCCTCCACTCCAGAAGAAGAGGCGCCGGGGCCTGTTTCACTTTCGCCGGCCCCGGAGCTTCAAGGGGGACAGGGGGCCGGGGTCCCCTACCACTGgactcctcctccctccacccccaccccctcccccgacTCAGGAGAGCCCCCCTAGCCCAGACCCCCCAAGCCTCGGCAATAACTCCTCTCCCTGCTGGAGCCCAGAGGAGGAGAGCAGCCTCCTCCCTGGATTTGGTGGGGGCCGGGGACCTTCCTTCCGCCGGAAGATG GGCACTGAGGGGTCAGAGCCAGGGGAGGGGGGCCCAGCCCCTGGGACAGCACAGCAGCCAAGGGTTCACGGTGTTGCCCTTCCCGGGTTGGAAAGAGCCAAGGGTTGGAGCTTCGATGGGAAACGAGAG GGCCCAGGCCCAGACCAGGAGGGCAGCACCCAGGCCTGGCAGAAACGGCGCTCTTCAGACGACGCAG GGCCTGGATCCTGGAAGCCCCCACCACCGCCCCAAAGCACCAAACCAAGCTTCAGCGCCATGCGCAGAGCAGAGGCCACATGGCACATAG CTGAAGAGAGTGCCCCCAACCACAGCTGCCAGagtcccagcccagcctcccaagatggggaagaggagaaggaggggaccCTCTTCCCAGAGAGGACACTTCCAGCTAGGAATGCCAAG CTACAGGACCCCGCTCTAGCTCCATGGCCTCCCAAGCCAGTGGCTGTGCCCAGGGGCCgccagcctccccaggagccaggggtcagggaggaggctgaggctggagatgcAGCTCCAGGAGTCAACAAACCCCGGCTGAGGCTGAGCTCACAGCAAGACCAAGAGGAGCCCGAAGTCCAAG GGCCCCCTGATCCAGGCCGGCGGACTGCCCCCCTGAAGCCCAAGAGGACACGGCGGGCACAGTCCTGTGACAAGCTGGAACCTGATAGAAGACGGCCTCCTGACCCCACAG CAGGAACCAGTGAGCCAGGAACAGACTGA